Proteins co-encoded in one Streptococcus pyogenes genomic window:
- a CDS encoding phage minor capsid protein has product MKKKPIKLNDEQLLLEASQLSDMYHQLTLDLFDQVIERIKARGSASLADNPYLWQANKLHDVGLLNADNIKLIAKYSGIAEAQLRYIIKNEGFKIYKNTSEQLEEALGRESGVNSTIQDDLSNYARQAIDDVHNLTNTTLPFSVIGAYQGIIQDAVAGVVTGLKTPDQAINQTVIKWFKKGFYGFTDKAGRKWRADSYARTVINTTTWRVFNEAKEAPARELGIDTFYYSKRATAREMCAPLQYQIVTTGEAREEGGIKILALSDYGHGEPDGCLGINCKHTKTPFVVGVNSKPELPEHLKNITPAQAKANANAQAKQRAIERSIRESKELLHVAKQLGDKELIRQYQSDVRSKQDALNYLINNNAFLHRNQAREKRYNNPYTKTQSEVEVRKEKAKLDKRRDVESAIIGVETSEGIPLKITKHLAERAVLRNIAPIDIVDSIKEPLKIAPIKYDNLDRPSQKYIGKCVSTVINPIDGNIVTVHATSTRIRKKYGGN; this is encoded by the coding sequence ATGAAAAAGAAGCCTATTAAGTTAAATGACGAACAGCTTCTTTTGGAAGCTAGTCAGTTATCTGATATGTATCATCAGCTGACTCTTGATTTATTTGATCAAGTGATTGAGAGGATAAAAGCCAGAGGCTCAGCGAGCTTAGCCGATAATCCTTATCTTTGGCAAGCTAATAAGTTACATGACGTTGGACTGCTTAATGCAGATAACATCAAGCTTATTGCAAAGTATTCTGGCATTGCGGAAGCTCAACTTCGCTATATTATCAAGAATGAAGGATTTAAAATTTATAAAAACACGTCTGAGCAGCTAGAAGAGGCTCTAGGTAGAGAGTCTGGGGTAAACAGTACTATCCAAGACGACCTATCTAACTATGCTAGACAAGCTATTGATGATGTGCATAATTTGACTAACACCACCTTGCCATTTAGTGTTATAGGAGCTTATCAAGGGATAATCCAAGACGCTGTTGCTGGTGTGGTGACAGGCTTAAAAACGCCTGACCAAGCTATCAATCAAACTGTGATTAAATGGTTTAAAAAGGGGTTTTATGGTTTTACAGATAAAGCTGGGAGAAAGTGGAGAGCAGACTCTTATGCTCGTACCGTTATCAATACTACGACTTGGCGAGTCTTTAACGAAGCCAAAGAAGCCCCTGCTAGGGAGCTTGGCATTGATACCTTCTATTACTCAAAAAGAGCTACAGCTAGAGAGATGTGTGCACCTTTGCAATATCAAATTGTCACTACTGGCGAAGCGAGAGAAGAAGGAGGGATAAAAATCTTAGCTTTATCTGATTACGGGCATGGTGAGCCTGATGGATGCTTGGGAATCAACTGCAAGCACACTAAAACGCCGTTTGTCGTCGGTGTGAATAGTAAGCCAGAATTGCCAGAGCATCTAAAAAATATCACTCCTGCACAAGCTAAAGCTAATGCGAATGCGCAAGCTAAGCAGAGGGCAATCGAGAGATCAATACGTGAGAGTAAAGAGTTACTGCACGTTGCGAAGCAATTGGGTGATAAAGAGTTGATTAGGCAATATCAATCGGATGTTAGAAGTAAACAAGATGCACTCAATTATCTGATAAACAACAATGCCTTTTTACATCGCAATCAAGCCAGAGAAAAGCGTTACAATAATCCTTATACCAAAACTCAAAGTGAAGTCGAAGTTAGAAAAGAAAAAGCTAAATTAGATAAACGTAGGGATGTTGAAAGTGCTATAATAGGAGTAGAAACTAGTGAAGGGATACCGCTAAAAATAACAAAGCATTTAGCCGAAAGGGCGGTACTGAGAAATATAGCGCCTATTGATATTGTCGATTCTATAAAAGAACCGTTGAAGATAGCTCCTATTAAGTACGATAACCTTGATAGACCTTCCCAGAAATACATTGGTAAGTGTGTCTCGACAGTAATAAACCCGATAGACGGAAATATTGTTACAGTTCATGCTACTAGCACGAGAATCCGCAAAAAATATGGAGGAAATTGA
- a CDS encoding phage portal protein: protein MGVIQKIKNLVTRSKYVMTTQSLTNITDHPKIAISKLEYDRITTNLKYYKSDWDSVLYLNTDGETKKRDLNHLPIARTAAKKIASLVFNEQAEIKVDDDAANEFISETLKNDRFNKNFERYLESCLALGGLAMRPYVDGDKVRVAFVQAPVFLPLQSNTQDVSSAAVVIKSVKTINGKEVYYTLIEFHEWQSSDDYVISNELYRSDDKAKVGSRVPLSEVYKDLKDEAKVTDVTRPIFTYLKTPGMNNKDINSPLGLSIFDNAKTTIDFINTTYDEFMWEVKMGQRRVAVPESLTALTVRTADGDVVPRPRFESDQNVYIRMGGRDLDSSAIQDLTTPIRADDYIKAINEGLSLFEMQIGVSAGLFSFDGKSMKTATEIVSENSDTYQMRNSIVTLVEQSLKELVISIFEIAKAYDLYQSEVPSMDNISISLDDGVFTDRDAELDYWIKVVNAGFGTREMAIQKVLNVTEEKAQEIAAEINTGIVDEINQQRTDTHLYGE, encoded by the coding sequence ATGGGAGTAATCCAAAAAATAAAAAATCTTGTTACAAGGAGTAAATACGTGATGACAACGCAGAGTCTTACAAATATAACTGATCATCCTAAAATAGCTATCAGTAAGCTAGAGTACGATCGTATAACAACCAATCTAAAGTATTATAAGAGCGATTGGGATAGTGTTTTATACTTAAACACGGACGGCGAGACTAAAAAAAGAGATCTTAACCATCTACCAATTGCACGGACAGCTGCTAAAAAGATTGCCAGTCTAGTCTTTAACGAGCAGGCAGAGATTAAGGTTGATGATGATGCGGCTAACGAATTTATTAGTGAGACACTAAAAAACGACAGGTTTAATAAAAACTTCGAGCGGTATCTGGAGAGTTGTTTAGCGTTAGGCGGATTAGCTATGAGGCCTTATGTGGATGGTGATAAAGTTAGGGTAGCATTTGTTCAAGCGCCTGTTTTTTTGCCACTGCAGAGTAATACGCAAGACGTTTCGAGTGCCGCCGTCGTCATTAAGTCCGTTAAGACAATCAACGGCAAAGAGGTCTACTATACCTTGATAGAGTTCCATGAGTGGCAGAGCTCTGATGATTATGTTATCTCAAATGAGTTATATCGCTCGGATGATAAAGCCAAAGTAGGTAGCCGAGTGCCGTTATCTGAGGTATACAAGGACTTAAAAGACGAGGCAAAAGTTACAGATGTGACTAGGCCTATCTTTACTTATCTCAAGACCCCTGGAATGAATAACAAGGATATTAATAGCCCACTTGGGCTATCTATCTTTGATAACGCCAAGACAACGATTGACTTTATCAATACGACCTATGACGAATTTATGTGGGAAGTTAAGATGGGTCAACGTCGAGTTGCTGTGCCAGAGAGTTTGACCGCTTTAACTGTTCGTACCGCTGATGGCGATGTTGTTCCAAGGCCTCGGTTCGAGTCTGATCAAAACGTTTATATCCGTATGGGCGGCAGGGATTTAGACTCAAGCGCAATACAGGACCTAACAACCCCTATTAGAGCTGATGACTATATCAAGGCTATCAACGAGGGCTTGTCGTTGTTTGAAATGCAAATAGGCGTATCCGCTGGGTTATTTAGTTTTGATGGCAAAAGCATGAAGACTGCAACAGAAATCGTCTCTGAAAACTCAGACACCTACCAAATGCGTAACAGTATTGTTACTTTAGTAGAGCAATCGCTAAAAGAGTTAGTTATCTCTATTTTTGAGATTGCTAAAGCTTATGATTTGTACCAAAGCGAAGTTCCAAGCATGGATAACATCAGCATAAGTCTTGATGACGGTGTTTTTACAGATCGAGACGCTGAGTTAGACTACTGGATAAAAGTTGTTAATGCTGGCTTTGGCACTCGTGAGATGGCCATCCAAAAAGTGCTAAACGTGACAGAGGAAAAAGCCCAAGAAATAGCTGCAGAAATTAATACTGGAATCGTTGACGAAATCAATCAACAGCGCACTGATACACATTTATACGGAGAGTGA
- a CDS encoding ArpU family phage packaging/lysis transcriptional regulator — protein sequence MTFFPEIDIQKTKSNAKRKLREYPRWRRIANDVDTQKVTATYSFEPRQPYGTPSKPVERLALNRVSAEQELDAIEQAVSMILEPERRRILYDKYLAPYKKADKVIYTELCMSESFYYDTLDIALLSFAELYREGVLLVEEGVFS from the coding sequence ATGACGTTTTTTCCAGAGATTGATATCCAAAAAACAAAATCTAATGCCAAGCGTAAATTGAGAGAGTATCCACGCTGGCGAAGGATAGCTAATGATGTAGATACTCAAAAAGTGACAGCCACTTATTCCTTTGAGCCAAGACAACCGTATGGAACGCCAAGCAAGCCTGTTGAGAGACTAGCGCTCAACCGTGTGTCAGCAGAACAAGAGCTGGATGCGATTGAGCAAGCCGTCAGTATGATACTAGAGCCAGAGAGACGCAGGATTTTGTATGACAAATACTTAGCGCCTTATAAAAAGGCAGATAAGGTTATTTATACAGAATTGTGTATGTCAGAGAGCTTTTACTATGATACACTTGACATTGCTTTGTTATCTTTTGCAGAGCTGTACAGAGAGGGTGTGTTGCTTGTTGAGGAAGGAGTTTTTAGCTAG
- a CDS encoding DUF1642 domain-containing protein yields MNIEEAIKKIRELEAFNYFDFKGNLIRRIDVLGIIDQLKIIVQQCVADWYEKHKDNLEYDLYLYQMSIYDEKVEEDDFYYWMQKSKNPVRTLINMHQFGYEIEQEQLYTVDLPNGQPLVRGKNTLYFSQNLTAENAKLTESEIRKDFEWAWQFAKEVTE; encoded by the coding sequence ATGAACATTGAAGAAGCTATTAAAAAGATAAGAGAACTAGAGGCGTTTAATTATTTCGACTTTAAAGGTAATTTAATTAGAAGAATTGATGTATTAGGTATCATCGACCAACTAAAAATTATAGTACAACAATGTGTTGCAGATTGGTACGAAAAGCATAAAGATAATTTGGAATATGATTTATATTTATATCAAATGTCAATCTATGATGAAAAAGTTGAAGAAGATGATTTTTATTATTGGATGCAAAAATCAAAGAATCCAGTTCGTACTCTTATTAATATGCACCAATTTGGCTATGAAATCGAGCAAGAGCAGCTGTATACAGTTGATTTGCCAAACGGTCAGCCTTTAGTACGCGGTAAAAACACTTTGTATTTTAGTCAAAATCTAACAGCCGAAAATGCAAAACTCACTGAATCAGAAATCCGAAAAGACTTCGAGTGGGCTTGGCAATTTGCGAAAGAGGTGACTGAATGA
- a CDS encoding N-6 DNA methylase has protein sequence MIKIDEIHRILGIDEVYKAPKRLTDILFDKDSREDIFRQFLKYETDVSYDWFMQYFEEEQADRKNKKQDFTPKSVSTLLSKIISGNQYYEVAVGTGGILIQAWQEQRLNDSPFTYRPSKYWYHVEELSDKAVPFLLFNMSIRGINGVVVHGDSLTRQVKNIYFLQNTKDDMLSFSDINVMPRTQDIEQEFNVKEWIGDAIVHVESKLNAR, from the coding sequence ATGATTAAGATCGATGAGATACATCGCATACTAGGCATCGACGAAGTTTATAAAGCACCCAAACGACTTACGGACATACTCTTTGATAAAGATAGTCGTGAGGATATATTTAGACAGTTTTTGAAATATGAAACAGATGTATCTTACGACTGGTTTATGCAATATTTTGAGGAAGAACAAGCTGACCGCAAAAATAAAAAGCAAGACTTTACGCCTAAATCGGTTAGTACACTATTATCTAAAATAATAAGTGGTAATCAATACTACGAGGTAGCAGTCGGGACGGGTGGGATACTTATCCAAGCATGGCAAGAACAACGATTAAATGACAGTCCATTTACTTATCGTCCGAGTAAATACTGGTATCACGTAGAAGAGTTATCGGACAAAGCAGTACCGTTTCTACTCTTTAATATGTCTATAAGAGGGATAAATGGTGTGGTGGTGCATGGTGACTCTTTAACAAGACAAGTTAAAAACATTTATTTTTTGCAAAATACAAAAGACGACATGCTGAGTTTTAGTGATATTAACGTTATGCCAAGGACTCAAGATATTGAGCAAGAATTTAATGTCAAAGAGTGGATTGGTGATGCGATAGTGCATGTAGAGAGTAAGTTAAATGCGAGGTAA
- a CDS encoding DUF3310 domain-containing protein: MIEELVHKPKHYNHGEIDLIESWYKTYPWDQFVAIMESHIDKYIKRHRYKGNATQDLEKALEYTKRLIEYWLIESVEE, translated from the coding sequence ATGATAGAAGAATTAGTACATAAACCAAAGCATTATAATCACGGAGAAATTGATTTGATTGAGTCGTGGTATAAGACGTACCCATGGGACCAGTTTGTCGCAATCATGGAAAGTCACATTGATAAATACATTAAACGACATAGATACAAAGGCAATGCGACTCAGGATTTAGAAAAAGCACTCGAATATACAAAGCGTCTCATTGAATATTGGTTAATCGAAAGCGTGGAAGAATGA
- a CDS encoding RusA family crossover junction endodeoxyribonuclease — MVKFIIPIEPKPQKRPRFSRWSGAYEDGDMMAWRKQVTDYVKNNYEGPYFDDGLKVDVTFYLKAPELVSKKPSERAKDKTKQKYQDYINELLYVPKKPDLDNLEKAVYDSISKSEVVWTDDNIIVEHTTRKLYSPNPRIEVKINEL; from the coding sequence GTGGTTAAGTTTATAATACCGATTGAGCCAAAACCGCAAAAACGTCCACGCTTTAGCAGATGGAGTGGAGCTTACGAGGATGGAGATATGATGGCATGGCGGAAGCAGGTCACAGACTATGTTAAAAACAATTACGAAGGGCCTTATTTTGACGACGGTTTAAAAGTTGATGTTACTTTTTATCTAAAAGCACCAGAATTGGTGTCTAAAAAGCCGTCAGAGCGTGCCAAAGATAAGACTAAACAAAAGTATCAGGATTATATAAATGAGCTCTTATATGTGCCAAAGAAGCCCGATTTGGACAACCTTGAAAAAGCAGTATATGACAGCATATCAAAATCAGAGGTTGTGTGGACAGATGACAACATCATTGTCGAGCACACTACACGTAAGCTGTATAGCCCAAATCCCAGAATCGAGGTAAAAATAAACGAATTATGA
- the ssb gene encoding single-stranded DNA-binding protein → MINNIVLVGRMTKDAELRYTASQVAVATFTLAVNRRFKEQNGEREADFINCVIWRQSAENLANWAKKGALIGVTGRIQTRNYENQQEQRVYVTEVVAESFQMLESRNSQQQSGQDNSSQNDNSQPFGNSNPMDISDDDLPF, encoded by the coding sequence ATGATTAACAACATTGTGCTAGTTGGTCGCATGACCAAGGACGCAGAGCTTCGCTATACAGCGAGTCAAGTAGCTGTAGCTACGTTCACACTTGCGGTAAACCGCAGATTTAAAGAGCAAAACGGGGAGAGAGAAGCAGATTTCATTAACTGTGTTATCTGGCGACAGTCTGCTGAAAATTTAGCCAACTGGGCTAAAAAAGGTGCTTTGATCGGAGTTACGGGTCGTATTCAGACACGTAACTACGAAAACCAACAAGAACAACGTGTCTATGTGACGGAAGTTGTTGCAGAGAGTTTCCAAATGTTGGAAAGTCGAAATAGCCAGCAACAATCTGGTCAAGATAACTCTTCGCAAAACGATAACAGTCAACCGTTTGGCAATTCAAACCCAATGGATATTTCAGACGATGATCTGCCGTTTTAA
- a CDS encoding ERF family protein — MRKSESITEYAKAFCKAQLEVKQPLKDKDNPFFKSKYVPLENVTEAITKAFANNGISFSQDPTTNAENGYIDVATLVMHTSGEWVEYGPLSVKPTKNDVQGAGSAITYAKRYALSAIFGITSDQDDDGNEASKPNKTNQSQKPTNKTSKGASFQTPKISNIQVETYKSDLSDIAKATNQNVKELTKWLTDTLKVKSLEDLRTEQIVSTDDLINKLKKRAGQKND; from the coding sequence ATGAGGAAATCAGAAAGTATAACAGAATATGCTAAAGCCTTTTGTAAAGCTCAGCTAGAGGTAAAACAACCGCTAAAAGATAAAGACAACCCCTTTTTCAAAAGCAAATACGTGCCTCTAGAAAACGTGACGGAAGCGATTACAAAAGCCTTTGCTAATAACGGGATATCTTTTTCGCAGGATCCAACAACAAACGCAGAAAACGGTTATATCGATGTCGCAACGCTAGTCATGCACACGAGTGGCGAATGGGTGGAATACGGACCTTTAAGTGTTAAACCAACAAAAAATGATGTACAAGGCGCTGGTTCGGCTATCACTTACGCAAAACGCTACGCACTATCAGCAATTTTTGGGATAACAAGCGATCAAGATGATGACGGCAATGAAGCTAGCAAACCCAACAAAACAAATCAATCGCAAAAACCAACAAATAAAACGTCAAAAGGGGCAAGCTTCCAAACCCCGAAAATCAGCAATATCCAAGTAGAGACTTATAAATCTGATTTAAGCGATATTGCAAAAGCCACAAATCAAAATGTCAAAGAGCTAACAAAATGGCTAACAGATACCTTAAAAGTTAAATCACTGGAAGATTTACGCACAGAACAGATTGTATCGACTGATGATTTGATTAATAAATTAAAAAAGAGAGCAGGGCAAAAAAATGATTAA
- a CDS encoding siphovirus Gp157 family protein — translation MAYLYELEGIAAYLESLDLDDETFQNTLDSIDFQSDLENTIEYFVKMLKNAQADVEMYKAEKEAFYKKQKQAEAKVEKYKETIRRAMELSQKKKVDAGMFKVSLRKSKKVEILDETKIPLDYMQEKIEYKPMKSEISKALKSGIDISGVELIETESLQVK, via the coding sequence ATGGCTTATTTATATGAACTTGAGGGAATCGCCGCTTATCTGGAAAGTTTAGATTTAGACGACGAAACCTTTCAAAATACGCTTGACAGCATTGATTTTCAATCAGACTTAGAAAATACCATTGAGTATTTTGTCAAAATGTTAAAAAATGCTCAAGCTGACGTCGAAATGTATAAAGCCGAAAAAGAAGCTTTTTACAAAAAGCAAAAGCAAGCAGAAGCAAAAGTGGAAAAATACAAAGAGACAATCAGGCGTGCAATGGAATTGAGCCAAAAGAAAAAAGTTGACGCTGGAATGTTTAAGGTGTCTTTGCGAAAAAGCAAAAAAGTAGAGATTTTGGACGAAACAAAAATTCCTCTTGATTACATGCAAGAAAAAATTGAATACAAACCAATGAAATCTGAGATCTCGAAAGCTTTGAAATCTGGAATTGATATATCTGGAGTTGAACTAATCGAAACAGAAAGTTTGCAGGTAAAGTAA
- a CDS encoding ATP-binding protein, which yields MILGDEDALAKIAISYQQNTKKQDAVCEKHGCRYITVLKTGLTVCPDCHREELDNQNTLHVQKQYERELENKRLYYLKKLSIMDDELENASFDNFRADTAKHKEVLYWAKTMANDWFSGGKGNIIMTGKAGRGKSHLAYSIIRGLSDKTKKLGLLVNVTDLLSEIKRDFSKEAFWMDKLKDVDYLVLDDLGAEKVSDWSTSIIYSLLNKRTNTIITTNLTPAEIRKIYGERIASRIRKGCDKSHIMEFDGMEDERMKLWN from the coding sequence ATGATACTTGGTGACGAAGATGCACTTGCTAAAATCGCTATATCTTATCAACAAAACACCAAGAAACAAGATGCTGTCTGTGAAAAACACGGTTGTAGGTACATCACAGTCCTTAAGACTGGTTTGACAGTATGTCCAGATTGTCACAGAGAAGAATTAGACAATCAAAACACTTTGCACGTCCAAAAGCAATATGAGAGAGAACTTGAAAACAAGCGACTGTACTATCTCAAAAAATTATCAATTATGGACGACGAGTTGGAAAATGCATCATTTGACAATTTTAGGGCTGATACGGCTAAACACAAAGAGGTGCTTTATTGGGCAAAGACAATGGCTAACGATTGGTTTAGTGGTGGTAAGGGAAACATCATCATGACTGGCAAAGCAGGACGAGGCAAAAGTCATTTAGCTTATAGCATCATTAGGGGATTGTCTGATAAAACGAAAAAATTAGGCTTGCTTGTAAATGTCACTGACTTACTGTCAGAGATAAAGCGAGACTTTAGCAAGGAAGCATTTTGGATGGATAAGCTAAAAGATGTCGATTATCTGGTGCTAGATGATCTAGGTGCCGAAAAAGTTAGTGACTGGTCCACAAGCATTATTTACAGCTTGCTTAACAAGCGCACAAACACAATCATTACTACCAATCTGACACCTGCCGAAATTAGAAAAATTTATGGAGAGAGAATTGCATCCCGTATCAGAAAAGGCTGCGACAAAAGTCATATCATGGAATTTGATGGCATGGAGGACGAAAGGATGAAGCTATGGAATTGA